In Pirellula sp. SH-Sr6A, the DNA window ATGTCGCTTCGAAGCGACGCTGCACCGGATCGCGCGGCTCCCAAACAGGCTTGTATCACGCCATCGACGGACGTTGCTCGCGACGCCTTACCCCACCAAGTAGCGGCGTCGACGCGCTCGAGCGCCACGCGCGCAGCGTACCGAATGGTGGGATCGCGGTGGCTCAAGTGCTCTACTAAATACTCGACAGGAAAAGCCTCACCCGAACGCGGCTCCCGATGCCACGTTTCGATATCACGGCGAATCTTGCGAAGCTCCGCTCCGGCTTCGGAACGGGGATCCGATGGACTCGTTGATTCCGTTCCGACATAGGTGACGCGGTACAGCTCCGACTGCGTCCCGCGCCCTCCCACGGTGAAATAAAGCGCGCCGTCCTTGCCGACGACAGCATCGGTCAAAGGCAATGGGGATCGCGAAAGGAATTCTTCCTTCGTCGCGCGATAGCTCGATCCATCCGGTTCCATGTGAATGGCGTAAATCGTTCCAAACGTCCAATCGCAGAGATAGAGAGCTCGCTGATAACGCTCTGGAAATTTAGCACCATAACCAAATGTTACACCGACCGGTGAGCCAGGGCCGATGTCGACCAAGGAAGGTAGACTATCGACAAAATCGGTGGGCCAGCACGCAGTACCGCTTCGCCAGCCAAACTCGCTCCCGGATGTCGCGTGAACCACGCGTGTCGGACGATACCACGGCGTACCCATGTCCCATTCCATGTCGGAATCATAGACAAACATATCCCCCTCTGCGTTGAAGTCGAAATCGTATTGATTTCGGTACCCCACGCTGAGAATCTCCCACGATTTCCCATCGGGATCGCATTGGGCCATCCATCCCCCTGGGGCATAAATCCCCGTCGCATGACCATTGGCATCCCATTGCCGCGTGGAGAGAACATCTTCATCCCAAGTCGGCGCGATGCGACTGGTCATATTGTTTGGCAAGGAAGCGCGAAGTGGCTCTTCGCGAATTCCGCCCATCCGTGCGACAGGAGATTGAAGAATCCGATCGGCGGGAAGAAGCGTGTGATTCCCTGCTGCGACGACAATCGACTTTCCATCCGGTGAGAGCCGCAATGCGTGAGGACCATGCTCCCCGCCTCCTCGAAACGTCGCGAGCTGCGTCTTTTCGTCATACTGATCATCCCCATCCGTGTCTCGCAGTCGGTAGAGTCCGCTACCTTTTCCATTCAAGGACACATACAGGCTGTCGAAGGCAAACAGCAGGCCCTGTGCCGATGTGATATCGACGGCGAGCTTCTCAATGCGCGTCGGCTCGCTTGACCCTATTGGCGATGGAGTGATCCGTACCAAGCCCTTCTCCCCCTGATCGCTCGCAATGATCCTACCCTTTGGATCCAGCGTGATACAAACCCAGGATCCCAGTTCCTCTCGAGGTACGGTGAAGAGTCGCTCCACCTGAAATCCAGGTGGAATTTGAAAGTCCCGTTGCGAGGCCCCTCCCGCACGGTCGAGCACTCGCCTCCAAGGCCCTTCACCGTAGGCGGAAACAATCTTCAGTTTCCCTTCTTTTCCCTCTAACGTGGCGACCGTCCAGCTCTCATCCGACGCAATCGATTTCAGAGACTGCTTCGAATCGATCAAACCGAGCTTGCACACAAAACCCGAAATGCCACCCGCATTCGCGACGGTCGCTTCGATACGGTTTTCCCCGGGGGCGAGGAACTTGGAGATATCCTTCTCCAATGGGACTTCCCAGCTGTCGCTCTGCCCCACGGCATTGCCATTGATTCGGATCGATACGATATTGTCGCAGGAGGCAATGACGTATCCCTGGGTCCCCTCGGTCACAGAAAAAGTCTTGCTTAACACATACTTTCCGTCTTGATTCTCGCCCCATATCCACTTCGGTGCACTCCCGTGTTTCAGGATCGCGTCGATGTCGATGGATTTGCTGGAGGGACCATCCTGATTGCTCGCCGCGATCTCTGGACGTGCGGAATAGGACTGCGCCGAGACTAGGTTTCCATGGAAACCAACCAACGAAAGCAAAGCGAGACGAAAAAGAGCTCTTTTTGACATGGAGGGAGATTGCAAGGGTGGGAGGGAGGCGAGGATAAACGGAGCGATTATCATAGCAAAAAGGGCGTTCGGTTTGGATAGGACACGCCGAGGCCGTGCGGCCTATGTCATTGAAGATTCGTCGTTCGATAACGAATGGGAGTGACCAATTTTGCGGTGCTGCTTCTTCTCGCAAAGGCGCCAAGACGCAAACCAGGGAGCGGGAGGGGTCTCGCCAAGGCGCCAAGACGCAAGGAAAGCGGAGGAGAGTTAGGTGAACCGATGAAAGAA includes these proteins:
- a CDS encoding c-type cytochrome; translation: MSKRALFRLALLSLVGFHGNLVSAQSYSARPEIAASNQDGPSSKSIDIDAILKHGSAPKWIWGENQDGKYVLSKTFSVTEGTQGYVIASCDNIVSIRINGNAVGQSDSWEVPLEKDISKFLAPGENRIEATVANAGGISGFVCKLGLIDSKQSLKSIASDESWTVATLEGKEGKLKIVSAYGEGPWRRVLDRAGGASQRDFQIPPGFQVERLFTVPREELGSWVCITLDPKGRIIASDQGEKGLVRITPSPIGSSEPTRIEKLAVDITSAQGLLFAFDSLYVSLNGKGSGLYRLRDTDGDDQYDEKTQLATFRGGGEHGPHALRLSPDGKSIVVAAGNHTLLPADRILQSPVARMGGIREEPLRASLPNNMTSRIAPTWDEDVLSTRQWDANGHATGIYAPGGWMAQCDPDGKSWEILSVGYRNQYDFDFNAEGDMFVYDSDMEWDMGTPWYRPTRVVHATSGSEFGWRSGTACWPTDFVDSLPSLVDIGPGSPVGVTFGYGAKFPERYQRALYLCDWTFGTIYAIHMEPDGSSYRATKEEFLSRSPLPLTDAVVGKDGALYFTVGGRGTQSELYRVTYVGTESTSPSDPRSEAGAELRKIRRDIETWHREPRSGEAFPVEYLVEHLSHRDPTIRYAARVALERVDAATWWGKASRATSVDGVIQACLGAARSGAASLRSDIHSTLQQLEWGKMSPAQQKDFLRTLEVVLIRLGLPGGEVQEAWTKKLESFFVPSEDRIHRELCALLVALDSPRAPAMFVPLLSQKSNLGVDVGKELLERNRGYGSSIASMLANQPDLQQMHYAFVLREHKTGWTPSLRRAYFEWFQKAQRWSGGNSYQKFLTNISNDAYAGCSDTERLAIEALGLRAPAFVAKEIPKAKGPGKEYTLDGVVALTERGMQERDFENGKKMYAAARCVVCHRFAGEGGATGPDLTQVAGRFSPRDLAEAILDPSKVISDQYKTVVLSTEDGNISGRILSESETELLVLTDPEDSTKTQTIAKSEITGQKTSSVSVMPKDLLKELNEDEVLDLMAYLLNRGDAGARVFKKAK